A DNA window from Nitrospirota bacterium contains the following coding sequences:
- the rpsF gene encoding 30S ribosomal protein S6, giving the protein MNVYENIVIYDASLADEAVEGQLERVRDIVAEAGGEVLRADPWGRRKLAYEINKHARGNYVLLLFRAPAETVKRLEDHFKVTDAVVKYMVVKLEKKQREHALRALEAEAAQAATAQAEEAEAASPPAESAAAPETAEGQ; this is encoded by the coding sequence GTGAACGTCTACGAAAACATCGTCATCTATGACGCCTCACTCGCCGACGAGGCGGTGGAAGGCCAGCTTGAGAGGGTCAGGGACATCGTTGCAGAGGCCGGCGGCGAGGTCCTCAGGGCCGACCCCTGGGGCAGAAGAAAGCTCGCCTACGAGATAAACAAGCACGCCCGGGGCAATTACGTCCTCTTGCTCTTCCGGGCGCCCGCCGAGACCGTCAAGCGGCTGGAGGACCACTTCAAGGTGACCGACGCCGTGGTGAAGTACATGGTGGTCAAGCTCGAGAAAAAGCAGCGGGAGCACGCCCTGCGGGCCCTGGAGGCGGAAGCGGCCCAGGCCGCCACGGCCCAGGCGGAAGAGGCGGAGGCCGCCTCACCGCCCGCCGAGAGCGCCGCCGCGCCGGAGACGGCGGAGGGGCAGTAG